One genomic segment of Ehrlichia chaffeensis str. Arkansas includes these proteins:
- a CDS encoding 50S ribosomal protein L18, with protein MVYNCGTRLERRKKRVRLKLKRNSSLLRLSIFKSNRHFYVQLIDDKCGRTFASASTLEREVVALTNRRVNSDSVKIVAKLMSDRLNKLDNCKKFIFDRGLYKYTGIVSEFANELRSYGFEF; from the coding sequence ATGGTGTATAATTGTGGTACTAGACTTGAAAGACGTAAAAAACGTGTTAGATTAAAGTTAAAGAGAAATTCATCTTTACTAAGGTTATCTATTTTTAAATCAAATAGGCATTTTTATGTTCAATTAATAGATGATAAGTGTGGGAGAACATTTGCTTCAGCATCTACTTTAGAACGTGAAGTTGTTGCTTTAACGAATAGGAGGGTTAATAGTGATTCTGTAAAAATTGTTGCAAAATTAATGTCTGATCGATTGAATAAGTTAGATAATTGTAAGAAATTTATTTTCGATAGAGGTCTCTATAAGTATACAGGGATAGTTTCTGAGTTTGCAAATGAATTACGGAGTTATGGTTTTGAGTTTTAA
- the rpsE gene encoding 30S ribosomal protein S5 — protein sequence MDVVKKSRNVHGSNDFSELIVSVRRVAKVVKGGRRFSFSVLVVIGDEKGKVGCGIGKHLEVSEAKIKAVNAARKNMIRVHLRESRTLHHDVKAKFCSSKVMLRSAKVGTGIIAGGSIRLIFEVLGVQDVVAKSIGSSNPHNVVYAVFAAFRKMLSPKQVANKRSRKIGDIIENR from the coding sequence ATGGATGTTGTAAAGAAATCACGAAATGTTCATGGTTCTAATGATTTTTCTGAGTTGATAGTTTCTGTTAGGAGAGTTGCGAAAGTTGTAAAAGGTGGCCGTAGGTTTTCTTTCTCAGTTCTAGTAGTGATAGGTGATGAAAAAGGTAAAGTTGGTTGTGGAATAGGAAAGCATCTTGAAGTATCTGAAGCTAAAATTAAAGCTGTTAATGCTGCTAGAAAAAATATGATCAGGGTACATTTACGTGAATCTAGAACTTTACATCATGATGTAAAAGCTAAGTTTTGTTCAAGTAAAGTTATGTTAAGATCAGCTAAGGTAGGTACAGGTATTATAGCTGGTGGTTCTATACGTTTAATTTTTGAAGTTTTAGGAGTGCAAGATGTTGTAGCAAAGTCTATAGGCTCCTCAAATCCGCATAATGTTGTATATGCTGTTTTTGCTGCTTTTAGGAAAATGCTATCGCCAAAGCAGGTAGCTAATAAAAGGAGTAGAAAGATAGGTGATATTATTGAAAATAGGTAA
- the rplO gene encoding 50S ribosomal protein L15, whose amino-acid sequence MDTVVKLNNIFSGLPKNKKSKVLGRGIGCGKGKTSGRGHKGQKARSGVSINGFEGGQQSIFTRLPKRGFNSLLKHRYSIVNLSTIQRLIDSKKIEDVSAITKEVLYNLGVISSIKEKIKILGNGKLNTAVAIEYDFISKSAESQVTLLSNVSASKE is encoded by the coding sequence ATGGATACAGTTGTAAAATTGAATAATATATTTAGCGGGTTACCTAAAAATAAGAAGTCTAAAGTATTAGGTAGAGGTATAGGTTGCGGAAAAGGTAAAACTTCTGGTCGTGGACACAAGGGACAAAAGGCAAGGTCAGGGGTTTCTATAAATGGTTTTGAAGGTGGGCAACAGTCTATATTTACTAGATTACCTAAGAGGGGATTTAATTCCTTGCTTAAGCATAGGTATTCAATAGTCAATTTATCGACGATTCAAAGGTTGATTGATAGTAAAAAGATTGAAGATGTTTCTGCTATTACAAAAGAGGTTCTATATAATTTAGGAGTTATTTCTTCTATTAAAGAAAAAATTAAGATTCTTGGAAATGGTAAATTAAATACTGCGGTAGCAATAGAATATGATTTTATTTCAAAATCAGCAGAATCACAGGTTACTTTGTTAAGTAATGTATCAGCAAGTAAAGAATAG
- the secY gene encoding preprotein translocase subunit SecY, whose product MDLLSWNKDNLLGKLWFTLFCLIIYRLGTYIPIPGINPDVIDAVVTKHSVGVLGIFNVFSGGALGRMTVFALNVMPYIVSSIIIQLLSVTIPKLNELRQNGELGRIKINSYIRYMTIFFCMVQGFVILLGLEKMNTETSIVVIEPGLLFRIVGISSLLGGTMFLLWLGERINKNGIGNGVSMIIFTGIVAELPGSFSSMFLLGKNGNVPIFVILLMLLVFFALLLLIIFIEKSYRKILVQYPKRQVKNKLYGSSSTYIPLKINISGVIPPIFANALLLSPITVANFHQGSPWSDFILMHFSSGKLLYMGCYALLIIFFAFFYTTFVFDSKETSEILKKNGGFVPGKRPGNGTCEYFNYVIKRLTVLGSIYLTVICIIPELIRYNYSISFTLGGTSFLIIINVIIDTFSQVQTHLYSSRYSTLIKKSELWKIK is encoded by the coding sequence ATGGATTTACTATCTTGGAATAAGGATAATTTATTGGGTAAACTTTGGTTTACTTTATTTTGTCTTATTATATACCGTTTGGGTACATATATACCTATTCCTGGTATTAATCCAGATGTAATAGATGCAGTAGTTACAAAACATTCTGTAGGTGTTTTAGGAATTTTTAATGTATTTTCTGGTGGTGCTTTAGGTAGAATGACTGTTTTTGCATTAAATGTTATGCCATATATAGTATCTTCTATAATTATTCAGTTATTATCAGTAACTATTCCAAAATTAAATGAGCTGAGGCAAAATGGTGAATTAGGGCGGATTAAAATTAATAGTTATATACGGTATATGACTATTTTTTTCTGTATGGTTCAAGGTTTTGTTATTTTGCTTGGATTAGAAAAGATGAATACTGAAACTAGTATTGTAGTTATTGAGCCTGGTCTGTTATTTCGTATAGTGGGTATTAGCAGTCTTTTAGGTGGGACAATGTTTTTACTATGGTTAGGAGAAAGAATTAATAAAAATGGCATAGGTAATGGCGTATCTATGATTATATTTACGGGTATAGTAGCTGAATTACCTGGTTCTTTTTCTTCTATGTTTTTATTAGGGAAAAATGGAAATGTTCCAATATTTGTAATTTTATTGATGTTATTGGTATTTTTTGCGTTATTGTTATTAATTATTTTTATTGAAAAATCTTATAGAAAAATACTGGTGCAGTATCCAAAAAGACAAGTTAAGAATAAGTTATATGGTAGTAGTTCTACTTATATTCCATTAAAGATTAATATTTCTGGAGTAATTCCACCTATTTTTGCTAATGCTTTATTATTATCTCCGATTACAGTTGCAAATTTTCATCAAGGATCTCCATGGTCTGATTTTATATTAATGCATTTTTCATCTGGTAAATTACTATATATGGGGTGTTATGCATTATTAATAATATTTTTCGCGTTTTTTTATACGACTTTTGTTTTTGATTCAAAAGAGACGTCAGAGATATTAAAAAAAAATGGAGGTTTTGTTCCTGGGAAGAGGCCTGGGAATGGTACTTGTGAGTATTTTAATTATGTAATAAAGAGATTAACTGTTTTAGGGTCAATTTATTTAACGGTTATTTGTATAATTCCTGAGTTAATAAGGTATAATTATTCCATTTCTTTTACTTTAGGGGGTACTAGTTTTTTGATAATAATCAACGTAATAATTGATACGTTTTCTCAGGTGCAGACACATTTGTATTCAAGCAGATATAGTACATTAATTAAAAAGTCTGAGTTATGGAAAATAAAATAA
- a CDS encoding adenylate kinase family protein, with amino-acid sequence MENKINMLIFGPPGSGKGTQCHILSKIYSTISVISTGDLLRSEAKLDTDDGRKIRQVIESGDLVSDDIVCKMFAKSISRVKSGFLLDGFPRNLSQAEFLTEILEEYNSRIDIVIQLQLDLETIKNRLYGRIVCKNCGQVSNLNFFDRAIDEIVCKFCKSSQLDYRYDDKVEVIIKRVNQYDREIKKLENYYRDKIVCIDAGKPIEEVTCDIKDKIAHLIIG; translated from the coding sequence ATGGAAAATAAAATAAATATGTTAATTTTTGGTCCTCCTGGGTCTGGTAAAGGTACGCAATGTCATATTTTGTCAAAAATTTATAGTACTATTTCTGTAATTTCAACAGGTGATTTGTTAAGGAGTGAAGCAAAACTTGATACTGATGATGGTAGAAAAATTAGGCAGGTTATTGAATCTGGTGATTTAGTAAGTGATGATATAGTGTGTAAGATGTTTGCTAAGTCTATTAGTAGAGTAAAGAGTGGATTTTTATTGGATGGATTTCCAAGAAATTTAAGTCAAGCAGAATTTTTAACGGAAATTCTAGAGGAATATAATAGCCGTATTGATATAGTGATACAGTTGCAATTAGATTTAGAGACGATAAAGAATAGGTTATATGGACGTATTGTGTGTAAAAATTGTGGACAAGTTTCTAATTTAAATTTTTTTGATAGAGCAATAGATGAAATTGTTTGTAAGTTTTGTAAAAGTAGTCAGTTAGATTATCGTTATGATGATAAAGTAGAAGTTATCATAAAAAGGGTTAATCAGTATGATAGAGAGATTAAAAAATTAGAAAATTATTATCGTGATAAGATTGTGTGCATTGATGCAGGTAAGCCAATAGAAGAGGTTACTTGTGATATAAAAGACAAAATAGCCCATTTAATTATTGGTTGA
- the rpsM gene encoding 30S ribosomal protein S13, protein MARIAGVNIPTNKRIVIALTYIYGIGLSLANRICEGCNIDHNVRVVNLSDDEIIRIRNFIRENYIVEGDLRKEVSMNIKFLTDIGCYRGLRHRRGLPVRGQRTHTNAKTRKGRSKLPVAAKKK, encoded by the coding sequence GTGGCGCGTATAGCTGGAGTAAATATTCCTACAAATAAGCGTATAGTTATTGCTTTAACTTATATATATGGTATTGGGCTTTCTTTAGCTAATAGAATCTGTGAAGGTTGTAATATTGATCATAATGTTCGCGTTGTGAATTTAAGTGATGATGAAATTATTAGAATTAGGAATTTTATTAGAGAGAATTATATAGTAGAAGGTGATCTGAGGAAAGAAGTTAGCATGAATATCAAGTTTTTAACTGATATAGGGTGCTATAGGGGGTTAAGGCATAGGAGAGGGCTACCTGTTCGTGGTCAAAGAACTCATACTAATGCTAAGACTCGTAAAGGTAGATCGAAATTGCCAGTTGCTGCTAAAAAGAAATAA
- the rpsK gene encoding 30S ribosomal protein S11, producing MSVVYKKKKRNVVVGVVYIHATYNNIIVTVTDQQGHSLICTSAGACGFKGSKKATPYAAQETASHAVKTVVEQNGMKTVSIKVSGPGAGRESAIRAVQACNLNVTSIKDTTKLPHNGCKLPGRRRV from the coding sequence ATGAGTGTAGTTTATAAAAAGAAAAAGAGAAATGTTGTAGTTGGGGTAGTTTATATTCATGCTACCTATAATAATATCATTGTAACAGTTACAGACCAGCAAGGACATTCGTTAATATGTACTTCTGCTGGAGCATGTGGTTTTAAAGGATCTAAGAAAGCTACTCCTTATGCAGCACAAGAGACTGCAAGTCATGCTGTTAAAACAGTTGTTGAACAAAATGGGATGAAGACAGTATCTATTAAAGTTTCTGGTCCTGGTGCAGGTAGGGAATCAGCTATAAGAGCTGTGCAAGCTTGCAATTTAAATGTTACTTCTATTAAAGATACTACAAAGCTTCCACATAATGGGTGTAAACTTCCAGGAAGACGTAGAGTTTAA
- a CDS encoding DNA-directed RNA polymerase subunit alpha, with protein sequence MAVGNAYSNGVSYISMSDHWSKLTKPSSIKVVPSGASPNKADLIIEPLESGFALTLGNALRRVMMSSLRGFAVYGVEIENVLHEFTSISGVREDVTDILLNISMMRVKLSGMNSKVLSLKVKGPCEVRSGMIPDTDDCIILNKDLLICTLDQGVDFNIKMYVNAGKGYVPAVKRKSVNKLGDIPINFIATNALYSPIKKASFKVESSRIGQFTDYDRLIMSVETDGSILPDEAVALAARILQDQFQPFINFDETDEPHKKVDAKDTLPYDSNLLRKVDELELSVRSYNCLKNDNITYIGDLVQKTESDMLRTPNFGRKSLNEINELLASMNLHLGMKIANWPPESIESLSKQYSEE encoded by the coding sequence ATGGCAGTAGGAAATGCATATTCTAATGGAGTGAGTTATATATCAATGAGTGATCATTGGAGTAAATTAACTAAGCCTTCTTCTATTAAGGTAGTTCCTAGTGGTGCTTCTCCAAATAAGGCAGATTTAATTATTGAACCTCTTGAGAGTGGTTTTGCTTTAACTCTAGGTAATGCTTTAAGAAGAGTTATGATGTCTTCTTTGCGTGGTTTTGCTGTTTATGGTGTTGAAATAGAGAATGTTTTACACGAATTTACTTCGATTTCTGGGGTTAGAGAAGATGTAACAGATATTCTTTTAAATATTAGCATGATGAGAGTAAAGCTTTCTGGTATGAATAGTAAAGTTTTGTCTCTTAAAGTTAAAGGACCATGTGAAGTAAGATCTGGAATGATACCTGACACTGATGATTGCATTATACTCAATAAGGATTTGTTAATTTGCACTTTAGATCAAGGTGTAGATTTTAATATAAAAATGTATGTAAATGCTGGTAAAGGTTATGTTCCTGCTGTAAAGCGTAAGTCAGTTAATAAACTTGGTGATATACCAATAAATTTCATTGCAACTAATGCTCTTTATAGCCCTATAAAAAAGGCGTCTTTTAAAGTAGAAAGTAGTCGTATTGGTCAATTTACAGATTATGATCGATTGATTATGTCTGTGGAAACAGATGGGTCTATTTTACCTGATGAAGCAGTAGCATTAGCTGCAAGAATTTTACAAGATCAATTTCAACCATTTATTAATTTTGATGAAACTGATGAGCCTCATAAGAAAGTTGATGCTAAAGATACATTGCCTTATGATTCTAATCTGTTACGTAAAGTTGATGAGTTAGAACTTTCAGTAAGGTCTTATAATTGTTTGAAAAATGATAATATTACTTATATAGGAGATTTAGTCCAAAAGACTGAATCTGATATGTTAAGAACTCCAAATTTTGGTAGAAAGTCGCTTAATGAGATTAATGAGCTTTTAGCAAGTATGAATTTGCATTTAGGAATGAAAATTGCGAATTGGCCTCCTGAATCCATTGAGAGTTTAAGTAAACAATATAGTGAAGAATGA
- the rplQ gene encoding 50S ribosomal protein L17, translating to MRHRVAHRKFSRTSAHRMSMLLNLCISLIKHERISTTLPKAKEIRPYVEKLITIGKVYKEKNLVYGKRLLISKIKNPDIADKLIGILSVRYKSRNGGYTRIIKNGFRKGDSAPMAIIELVDRQIITVESNKNS from the coding sequence ATGAGGCATCGTGTTGCTCATAGAAAGTTTTCTCGTACCAGTGCTCATAGAATGTCTATGCTTTTAAATTTGTGTATATCTTTAATTAAGCATGAAAGGATATCTACTACTTTGCCTAAGGCAAAGGAAATACGTCCTTATGTAGAAAAACTTATTACTATTGGTAAAGTATATAAGGAAAAGAACTTAGTTTATGGGAAAAGATTACTAATTTCTAAGATTAAAAATCCTGATATAGCTGATAAGCTGATTGGTATATTATCAGTGCGCTATAAAAGTAGAAATGGTGGGTATACTAGAATTATAAAAAATGGATTTCGTAAAGGTGATAGTGCACCTATGGCAATTATAGAACTTGTTGATAGGCAGATAATAACTGTTGAGAGTAACAAGAATTCCTAG
- the pheT gene encoding phenylalanine--tRNA ligase subunit beta, whose translation MRFTLSWLMQYLDTDVSLDIIVNKLSDIGIEVDNVDYCEHLKTFVVAEVLEVVPHHAANRLKVCQVFDGKETFQVVCGASNVRAGIKSVLARVGSIIPKNQSVIEVVKLRGVESYGMLCSKDELGIVDHSNSNDGIIELSSAYNVGNTFFSCDPIIEVSITPNRGDCLGVYGIARDLAAAGMGKLKCIDNNIVNDSTASNSSPVDICMQAEGIVKGRYIKGIKNCESPKWLKDNLLVCGINSVSFVVDITNYIMLSFNRPLHVYDASKIKKKLIFKKADSQMEFSALNDKKYILGTENIIAVDSNDNIHSVAGIIGSQLSSCSLETEDIFLESAWFNPMDIVLSSRKIKLSTDASYRFERFVDPKFLQTGLDLATKMILEYCGGEFFDVVSDENYLINDIRLDFLPESVRKVGNVDIATKQIFDFLVKLGFFVDNSNEDVWKVTVPSWRSDIQHSSDIVEEVLRLYGYDKICEEPIPISHVDVVDNSYDRLRSVLLSEGLMEVITWSFTSMTFAKKLGYDSELLLLDNPINDKLNLMRPSVLLNLLQVVSDNQAYGSSEVAIFEIGQIYNIDNVCSGNSYVVGGVRYGNNFPRNLYKLDRSVDIFDVKSDVISILRELNINSDAVEFKKSDKPYLHPVKSADVYFNNILLGYFGELHPDIIHLYEIKRPVVCFEVFLYKIPQINVISKEFVESCYQLVKRDFAFLIDKNISVQCLVDVTKNSNSTLIDNVVVFDLYEGDNIGDNKLSVALSVTFRPVDHTLNDQEIKDASDRIISAVAQELGGVLRSF comes from the coding sequence ATGAGATTTACACTTTCGTGGTTAATGCAGTATCTTGATACAGATGTTTCTTTAGATATAATAGTTAATAAGCTTAGTGATATTGGTATAGAAGTAGATAACGTAGATTATTGTGAACACTTAAAAACTTTTGTAGTTGCTGAGGTATTGGAAGTAGTTCCTCATCATGCAGCTAATAGGTTAAAGGTTTGTCAAGTATTTGATGGAAAGGAAACTTTTCAAGTTGTGTGTGGTGCTTCTAATGTAAGAGCTGGGATAAAGTCTGTACTAGCACGTGTTGGCAGTATAATACCAAAAAATCAATCTGTGATTGAAGTAGTAAAACTGCGAGGTGTTGAAAGTTATGGTATGCTATGTTCTAAGGATGAATTAGGAATAGTAGATCATAGTAATTCTAATGATGGGATAATTGAACTGTCATCCGCTTATAATGTAGGAAATACTTTCTTTTCTTGTGATCCAATTATAGAAGTTAGTATTACTCCAAATCGTGGGGATTGTTTAGGAGTATATGGGATAGCTCGTGATTTAGCTGCTGCTGGTATGGGGAAGTTGAAATGCATAGATAATAATATTGTTAATGATTCTACTGCTTCTAATTCTTCTCCAGTTGATATTTGTATGCAAGCTGAAGGAATAGTTAAGGGGAGATATATTAAGGGAATAAAAAATTGTGAAAGTCCTAAATGGTTAAAGGATAATCTGTTAGTATGTGGGATAAATTCAGTTTCGTTTGTTGTTGATATAACAAACTATATAATGCTGTCTTTTAATAGACCACTTCATGTATATGATGCAAGTAAGATAAAGAAGAAGTTAATTTTTAAGAAGGCAGATAGTCAAATGGAATTTTCTGCTCTTAATGATAAGAAGTATATTTTAGGGACAGAAAACATTATAGCTGTTGACTCAAATGATAATATTCATAGTGTTGCTGGGATAATAGGTTCTCAGTTAAGTAGTTGCTCATTGGAAACAGAAGATATTTTCTTAGAATCTGCATGGTTTAACCCTATGGATATTGTTTTATCTTCAAGAAAAATTAAATTGTCTACTGATGCTAGTTATCGTTTTGAAAGGTTTGTTGACCCTAAGTTTTTACAGACTGGGCTAGATTTAGCTACAAAAATGATATTGGAGTATTGTGGAGGGGAATTTTTTGATGTTGTTTCTGATGAAAATTATCTAATTAATGATATAAGGTTAGATTTTTTGCCAGAATCTGTAAGAAAAGTGGGAAATGTTGATATTGCAACAAAACAAATTTTTGATTTTTTAGTTAAGCTTGGTTTTTTTGTAGATAATAGTAATGAAGATGTGTGGAAAGTTACTGTTCCTTCATGGAGGTCTGATATTCAGCATTCTTCTGATATTGTTGAAGAAGTACTTAGATTATATGGGTATGATAAAATATGTGAAGAACCTATACCTATTTCTCATGTTGATGTAGTTGATAACTCTTATGATAGGTTGAGGTCAGTACTGTTGAGTGAAGGTTTGATGGAAGTTATTACTTGGTCATTTACAAGTATGACATTTGCTAAAAAGTTAGGATATGATTCAGAATTGTTGCTACTTGATAACCCTATTAATGACAAGTTGAATTTAATGCGTCCTAGTGTTTTATTAAATTTACTACAGGTTGTTTCTGACAACCAAGCATATGGAAGTAGTGAAGTAGCTATTTTTGAAATAGGTCAAATTTACAATATTGATAATGTATGTAGTGGCAATAGTTATGTAGTAGGTGGTGTTAGGTATGGGAATAATTTCCCGCGTAATCTTTATAAACTTGATAGATCTGTTGATATTTTTGATGTCAAATCTGATGTTATCAGCATATTACGGGAATTGAATATTAATTCCGATGCTGTAGAATTTAAAAAATCTGATAAACCATATCTTCACCCTGTAAAATCTGCAGATGTGTATTTTAACAATATTTTGCTAGGGTATTTTGGGGAGTTACATCCTGATATTATACATTTGTACGAAATCAAACGTCCAGTAGTTTGCTTTGAAGTATTTTTATATAAAATTCCTCAAATCAATGTGATAAGTAAAGAGTTTGTTGAATCATGTTATCAGTTAGTAAAACGTGATTTTGCCTTTCTAATTGATAAAAATATAAGTGTACAGTGTTTAGTAGATGTTACTAAAAATAGCAATAGTACTTTAATCGATAATGTTGTAGTGTTTGATTTATATGAAGGAGATAATATAGGTGATAATAAATTATCTGTTGCATTGTCAGTTACTTTTAGGCCTGTTGACCACACATTAAATGATCAAGAGATAAAAGATGCATCTGATCGCATAATTAGTGCTGTTGCCCAGGAGCTAGGTGGAGTTCTTAGATCTTTTTAA